The Camelina sativa cultivar DH55 chromosome 14, Cs, whole genome shotgun sequence genome includes a window with the following:
- the LOC104738648 gene encoding 1-aminocyclopropane-1-carboxylate synthase 2-like yields the protein MGLPGSNSGAVLSKIATNNQHGENSEYFDGWKAYDKDPFHLSHNPHGIIQMGLAENQLCLDLIKDWIKENPEASICTLEGVHQFSDIANFQDYHGLKKFRQAIAHFMGKARGGRATFDPERVVMSGGATGANETIMFCLADPGDVFLIPSPYYAAFDRDLRWRTGVEIIPVPCSSSNNFRLTVEAVGWAYKKAQEADKKVKGLILTNPSNPLGTMLDKDTLKDLVRFVTKKNIHLVVDEVYAATVFSGDDFVSVAEVVNDVDSYEVNVDLIHIVYSLSKDMGLPGFRVGIVYSYNDSVVSCARKMSSFGLVSSQTQLMLASMLSDERFVENFLMENSKRLGIRHEVFTTGLKKADITCLTSSGGLFVWMDLRHLLRDRNSFESEIELWRIIIHKVKLNVSPGSSFHCTEPGWFRVCFANMDDDTLHVALRRIQDFVSKNSNNKIVEKATDKDQVIQNNNAKKQKWRQSNLRLSFRRLYEDGLSSPGIMSPHSPLLRA from the exons ATGGGTCTTCCAGGGAGTAATAGCGGTGCGGTTCTTTCGAAAATAGCTACAAACAATCAACACGGCGAGAACTCTGAGTACTTCGATGGATGGAAAGCATATGACAAAGAtccttttcatctttctcataATCCCCATGGTATTATCCAAATGGGTCTTGCAGAGAATCAG CTTTGCTTAGATTTAATAAAAGATTGGATCAAAGAGAACCCAGAAGCTTCTATTTGCACTCTTGAAGGTGTTCATCAGTTTAGCGACATCGCCAATTTCCAAGACTATCACGGCCTTAAAAAGTTCAGACAG GCAATTGCACATTTCATGGGAAAAGCTAGAGGTGGAAGAGCGACGTTTGATCCAGAGAGGGTGGTTATGAGTGGCGGTGCCACCGGAGCAAATGAGACAATTATGTTCTGCCTCGCCGATCCCGGCGACGTCTTCCTCATTCCCTCTCCTTACTATGCCGC ATTTGATAGAGACTTGAGGTGGCGTACAGGTGTCGAGATAATCCCGGTTCCTTGTTCAAGCTCCAACAATTTCAGATTAACCGTTGAGGCCGTGGGATGGGCTTATAAAAAAGCCCAAGAGGCCGATAAAAAAGTCAAAGGCCTGATTTTGACCAATCCATCAAACCCGCTCGGTACGATGTTGGATAAGGACACACTCAAGGATCTAGTCCGGTTCGTCACGAAGAAGAACATTCACCTAGTCGTCGACGAGGTCTACGCCGCCACAGTCTTCAGCGGAGATGATTTCGTTAGCGTTGCTGAGGTGGTCAACGACGTGGACAGCTATGAAGTCAACGTTGACTTGATTCACATTGTTTATAGTCTTTCTAAAGACATGGGACTCCCTGGTTTTAGAGTCGGTATAGTCTATTCTTACAACGACTCCGTCGTTTCTTGTGCCAGGAAAATGTCGAGTTTCGGGCTAGTTTCGTCTCAGACACAACTCATGCTCGCTTCGATGTTGTCAGATGAACGGTTTGTGGAGAATTTCCTTATGGAAAACTCGAAAAGGTTAGGGATAAGGCATGAAGTTTTTACCACAGGGCTCAAGAAAGCAGATATTACTTGCTTGACAAGCAGCGGAGGTTTATTTGTGTGGATGGATTTGAGACATCTATTGAGAGATCGTAACTCGTTTGAATCTGAGATTGAGCTTTGGCGTATAATCATCCACAAAGTTAAGCTCAATGTATCTCCAGGCTCTTCCTTCCATTGCACGGAACCTGGatggtttagggtttgcttTGCCAACATGGACGATGATACTCTCCATGTGGCGCTTCGGCGGATCCAAGATTTCGTGTCTAAGAACAGCAACAACAAGATCGTTGAGAAAGCAACGGACAAGGATCAAGTAATCCAGAACAACAATGCTAAAAAGCAGAAATGGAGGCAGAGCAATCTCCGATTAAGTTTCCGAAGACTATATGAGGATGGCCTCTCGTCTCCAGGGATAATGTCACCACATTCACCTCTTCTCCGAGCATGA